aatatatcATGACCCTAAACGCGCCTGCCCCGCAGATACAACCACGGGGACTGCAGGTTATGAGTCGACCCGTGAATCACTAATTCACGCACGCATCCTACTTACACACACATTCTAATGTGCCGTGCCCCTTCCAGACGTGTCATATTTCCTGACTGACATTAGTGCTTCTGCTTTTCATCTGTCAGCAGCCACAAAGCATGATTACAACCCCCTTGCATCCCCCATATTCACATTTGCTTATCAACCCAAATTATTTTAATCTTTGGCACACAACAGTACATAACTCTCACATCGCTCCCTCTGTGACGCTCGTCTCTCTGACTCCTATCAGGAAATGATTGAGGGATGTGTGTCCCGATAACGATATCAGACATACAGAGCTGTGCGTAGAGCATTGCTTCAGGAATACACCAGGTTATATGAGGATAGTGGCTGCGCccctccctatatagtgcactacttatgaccagagcctccagggaatatggtgccattttggacacaccttgtgtccctctctcacacacacacacacacacacacactctgctgtgtacTGTCATTGCCTCTAGCTGATAACATACAACCATGACTCCTGTGAAGATGCTATTTACAACACTAATGCCACAACACCACCGGTTAGACGTAGGAGCCTCAGTTAATGCCTAAAGAATAGGCCCACATGCTATATGGTCTGAATAGCGTGTAGGACAAACCAGTGTAgctatttttttccccccacctttatttaaccagttgagaacaagttctcatttacaactgcgatctggccaagatgaagcaaagcattGCGAtacaaacaacacagttacacatggaattaacaaacgtacagtcaataacacaatagaaaagtctatatacagtgtgtgcaaatgtagtaagattatggaggtaaggcaataaataggccatagtggcctgtacatagcccataggacaataaataggccatagtggtgaaccaattacaatttagaaattaaacacgagcgatagatgtgcagaagatgaatgtgcaagtagaaatactggggtgcaaaataagtaaataacaattttttttaaaaatgtatccgttattttaccaggtaagttgactgagaacacgttctcatttgcagcaactacctagggaatagttacaggggatgaatgagccaattgcaaagtggggattattaggtgatggtttgagggccagattaggaatttagccaggacaccggggttaacacccctactcttacgataagtgccatgggatctttaatgacctcagaaagtcaggacacccctttaacgtcccatccgaaagacagcaccatacacagggcagtgtccccaatcactgccctggggcattgggatatttttaaaccagaggaaagagtggaaAGACACAACCttgaccaggtcgatgaagacttcTGCACAtcgtcttttattgatggcggttatgatatcgtttaggaccttgagcgtggctcaggtgcatccatgaccagctcggataccagattgcatagtggagaagatacgaaatggttggtgatctgtttattaacttggctttctaaTACTTTTTTTAAAGGCAGGGTCGGATAGATGTAGTTCTGTAACCGTTTGGGTCTAAAGTGTCACCCCATTTGAAGACAAGGacgaccgcggcagctttccaatctttggggatctcagacgttATGAGcgattgaacaggctagtaataggggttgcaacaattgtggtggataattttagagagggtccagattgtctagcccagctgatttgtaggggtccagattttgcagctcttttagaacatcagctatctggatttgggtgaaggagaaatggggaaggcttgggcaagttgctgtggggggtgcagagctgttgactggggtaggggtagccaggtggaaaataatggccagccgtagaaaaatgcttattgaaatgatcgtaGATTTATGTGAcaggtgacagtgtttcctagcctcagtagagtgggcagctgggaggaggtgctcttattcgccatggactttacagtgttccagaactttttggagtttgtgcaaATTTctttttgaaaaagctagcctttgctttcttaactgcctgtgtatattggttcctaacttccctgaaaagttgcatatcgcgggggctattcaatgctaatgcagtacgccacaggatgtttttgtgctggtgaagggcagtcaggtctggagtgaaccaagggctatatctgttcttagttctacattttatGAATggtgcatgcttatttaagatttgAGTTGTAGACCTTTTTTTTAATGCTTGTTATGTATTATTTTAACCCTATTGCAATTGAATTTCTCCCTAGGGTGTCAATGACGACATAAATGCAATTCACTCGTCCAAGCTATGACTGTCTGTAACCTTTTTACTGTAGTCAATCTCAGACTTTATAACAgcgcctctcctcttcactcgTGACCTAGGTGCCATGGTTGCCTGGCACAGAGTGTGTAGCCAAGTACAACTTCCAGTCGACGAATGAACAGGACCTGCCTTTCTGTAAAGGAGATGTGTTGACCATAATTGGAGTCACCAGGGTAAGCACGGGTCACCTTTCCAAACTGTGGAAATGTAAGtagtgtgtagttgtgtagttaTACAACGGTGTTAAAACCTCTTTAAGGATTGGACCCTTTTTTTCTTCAATTTTCACCAAAAATGACACCTGTAGCTCAGGagctgaagcaaggatatgtatattcttgattacatttgaaagaaaacactgaagtttgtggaaatgtgaaattaatgtagtagaatataacacattggATCTGGTAAAAAGACAACACACacttttttgtaccatctttaaaatgcaagagaaagccataatgtattattccagcccaggcacaatttagattttggccactagatcatcagtgtatgtgcaaagttttagactgatccaattaaccattgcatttctgttcaaaatgttgtctcAAGACTGCCTAATTGGTttgttaatacattttcaagttcataattgtgcactctcctcaaataatagcatggtattatttcacagTAACAGTTACTGTACATTTTACAGTGTAGTTAGAATAACAATAATtcaagctttctgcccatatctgATATTTCTATGTCCTGGGAAAAGGTTTTGTTACTTACatcctcatgctaatcacataacctctacgggatcggtgtgcTAACGTAGGCTAACGGGTGTTTCTGCTGATATTTCAGGATCCCAACTGGTACAAAGCGAAGAACACAGTGGGCAGAGAGGGAACCATCCCAGCTAACTACGTCCAGAAAAGGGAAGGGGTCAAGTCGGGGGGAAAACTCAGTCTTATGCCGTAAGTACATGATAGGACCTTGCTGCTCTGTCACATAAGATGTGCCCTTACCTGTGAGAAGTTCCCATGTTTCACTGTATATTAAAGGTATGACTGGTGCTTAGTTCAttagaagggggaggggggggggggggggggggggggggggggggggtgttacaaAGGCCTGACAGGAGATGTTGGtaatatttgttgtttttttaccgcCTCTTCTCAGTCCCGTCTGCTCTCTGGGTGGCTGCCTGCCAATGTGGGTGGGGCTAAGTGCCGCTCCGATTTGAATCTGGCTCTTTGAAGGGCCAGCTATTTCAAAAGAGGAAAAAAATTAGACTTATGCAAATGGTATAAAACTGGAGGCCAGGAGATAATCAGAgttatctcactcactcacacacacacaggacaaggCTGAAGTTGATGCACTCAAACGTGTTGGACCAAAACACActgttgtgtgtctctctctgtttctctctctctctcacacacatacacacacacacacacacacactgcagactcTCTCCCCCAACATCTCATTCTTCTGAGCTTAACCGCCCAGCTGAGGAGAGGAAAGCTCAAGCTGTGTGGTGAAGGGCAACCAGTCAAGTGTTACAAGGAAGAACAAAGGCACGGCTACTCCACTGGACAGGGAACTGACTAAAGGGAGTGAGTGGGTTTGCTGTCCTTATGAAGTAGAGGTCACCAGTGGAGGGACTGGGCAGAGTCCACTGCCCTCCTACTCTCCTTCAGCTGTAAGAGAGCAAACTCTCTGTAAATACAGCCAATAATACATCAGCCCTGTGGATGCCCTCAGAGAGGAGTGGTTAGTGGTGTgagtctgagggggggggggttgttgttaTTATGAATTGGTAACAGATGTCTTGGGGAAAACTCCCTGTTGGCTTATATAACTAACAGTGTCAGCTGTGTTCTTGGGTCTGTTGATCTCCACACCCTGAGAGATGCTGCTCTTTGACCTCACAGCTCACTGCTGCCACCTGCTGGTAATCATCCACTCTGTTGGAAGGGAGGTGGGGTTACAGCACCACCCTAAAGAAGACTGGCAAAAGGCCTCCGTCCCCTGCTcactgcagtctctctctctcctacctccttCCCCACTGTCCTTCCTTACTCTATTTCCCCCTTATTTCTAGCAGCCTGTTCTCCCTAGTGAATGGCACAAACTGAAacatataaatggcatattacaTGCCCTTCTTCCTCATTAAATAGTCTGACTGGTTGGTCATATGTTTGGCTGGTAGCTCCTGTGTGCTCCTCCTGTGTTTTGGCTGTTGGTTACTCAGTGTCTGGCTGACTGCTGGCTTACTGGCGCCTGCTCTCAGATTAATGGGAGTTAAGGAGGCTGCTGTCCATGGAGAAGCAGCTCCGCTGATCTAATCAACTCAATCCTCCCTCCGCATTAAGCCGCTTTGCACAGGCCCTGCTCTGTCTTTGTGCTGggcaacggagggagggagggaggaagggaactGTGTAAATCAATTACACACTTTGATTACCCTTAACTCACCAGCCCCCAGAGAGACCCCTGTGGACCTCCTACTGCTCCTGTTTCCATACTGCTGGGGGATTCTGTGTTAGGGTCTACTACAGATAAGAGATGAATGATCTTAAGGAAAAAGCCAAGCAAGGGGTGGAGTTTATCCTGTAGATCTTGTACATGAGGTGAGATGGAGGCCGTGTTTAATAGCTTGAGGCAAAACAAAGAAGGGAACCACGTGTCCTGCAGCTTGCCTTGCGGTCAGCCGGGGGCAGGTTTCATAGACTGTTCTGAGGGGATGAGAGCCACTGTGCTGTTCTCTCTAaaagcctctctcctctgtgtggtCTCACCTCTCTGTGAATAGAGAGGTCTGGTAGGCCCTGCCTTGCGCCTTGCCGGCTCTGAGCTGCTTTGCATTTTCCTGTTATTGCAGAGCCTGTGTCAGTTTCCGTCTTTGCCTGCCcatgtgtgtttttctgtgtctGCGTTTCCTGTTTACGCCAAGGCACTTTCTCACTGGCTCcttgagacacagacagactcaaTCCACTGCTCTAAGTACAACTGCCTAGAAATGCCACTGCCTTACATTATGCTGATCTACTGCTGTTGTCCCCTTTACCTTGTCTATGACTGACTGTTTATCAACTCTTTTAATAcagggctttgtatgcgttacATCGCCAACATTGCACGCTAGCAATAATGAGTAGATCTCCCCTCTacttataaattgtattttttgcCCCTTTGATGACCTTGGTATGGTAATTTTCTGTAGTCCACTAAGGCCCTATCTCTGTGtcctgtccctccccctctctcctctccttctcatgtCCATCTCCAGATGGTTCCATGGTAAGATAACGCGGGAGCAGGCAGagctcctcctctaccccccagAGACTGGTCTGTTCCTGGCGAGGGAGAGCACCAACTACCCTGGGGACTACACCCTGTGTGTCAGCTGTGACGGTAAGGTGGAGCACTACCGCATCATCTACCACAACGGCAAGCTCAGCATCGACGAGGAGGAGTTCTTCCAGAACCTCATGCAGCTGGTGGAGGTAAGGCGGTGTCAGCCTGTCAGTCCCAAACGCTCCCTATTTCTTACTGTTTAGGCTACTCCCTCCCACTCTGCTTTCCCTGTATGGTGTTAAGGTACTCGTCAATGACGCTTAGTGACATAGTTGGAGAAGGCAAAGGGGGTGGAGGTTATTGATCGGGGAGAAATCAATATTATTTTATTGATACTTTTTCTGCAAGTATGGATTTAAGATAACGTTAGCAagcgctagtcggctgtacctttttttatttttcaccctATAGCTTGTTCTGCcttttttaaatagggagccaacatgttttcagcactttttaattccatgactgatcaaaactcctTTTCTCAtactctctcgtctctctgcagcagacgtatagtgagcaatatgtttggaacatcaaatagCAAACAAAATTGAAGTATCAAATCACAATACATACAGAATCGACACCTAAGTATCATGATGCTATATCGTGAgtcgaggtcgaccgattaatcaggcATGCCTATTTCAGGTTTTCTtaacaatcggtaatcgtcaaatctctctctctctctcttgctctctcgctctaatATTGTGACACTATTTCTCACATTCTTGTGATTTCTAGCTCATTCTTTTTCCCCTTACTCTCCACTGGCCTATCACAACAGGCTCCACACAAGTTATCCTTCCCTGTCAATAGACCCACATTCAGTGGGATTTGTGGTGTTAACCACATAATGGAAATCAAACACTGTTGTGTTTAAGGGATTAGTCAATCACATGTTAAGTACTTGGGTTGTTATGGATGGTGTGTACTTGTGTGGAGATTCAAGTGTGTATTCAGGCACATTGAGTATTTTTGTATTGTCCAATTATCAGTTATAAAACCTTGGTTTCATGACTGCAAATATGCAGAAATAATGTGTTAATTTGATCATGGGTCTTTAAAGCTCAAATAGTGTTGACATGAATATATTTGTTTAGTAGCTTGTACAGAGGCAATAGTTCCTATACCATGCTGCCCTCTGGTGGTTGTGCATGCTACTCACATGTAAAACACAGTGGCAGTCAGATTACACTCTATGACTGGGTGCTTCTCCATTGATTAACAAACTAATCACAGGTCAAAAGGATGGCCGGTGTGTTTGACTGGTTAACCTGATCACATGTAGACCAGTTGGAGTCGACAGGATTATGTGAGTGTATCTAAAGTGAAGGTGTGGTTAGTGACCTCTCGCCACCAAACACACAATTCCCATGCTTCTCCTGTTAACTAGCAGTCCCCTCTAGCCCTACAATCCCAGCATCCTTTTCACCCCAGACTGCTGAGAGCCTTCTTGACTCCTGCTCTTTGTTGTCTGGTCTTTGACATACGGTTGACAATGCAGTTCTACCTCCTCAGTGTGACTATGCAGCTACTGTTAATACACACACTATCCAACTCGCCATGTTCTCTCTCGCCGATCTCAATTCAGCACTACACTAAAGATGCCGACGGCCTCTGTACCAGACTCATCAAGCCAAAGCTGATGGAGGGAACGGTGGCCGCCCAGGATGAATTCTCCAGGAGTAAGAACACTTTACTAACCTTGTGTTTCCATTCTCTGAGTCACTCTTGGTCTGTAAGAATACACAGTGACTCGGTCTGTCTTCATCTTCTGTAGTACAGGAAATTTGGGCTTAATCACTTCAATTAGCAGTAAGTCTTTAACCTTGTGCTTTGCTCTGTCTGGGGAAGGATGATATTTCATTAGTTCTGCTGGAACCAGAgtctgactttctctctctcgatctcttcccccccccccccccccccccccacacacacacacacacacacacaggcggatGGGCCTTGAACAGAAAGGAACTCAAGCTCATCCAGACCATTGGCAAAGGGGAGTTTGGAGGTAAAGACCCTAACTGAGACCAGCGCTGATAAAGATGTCTCTTTCCATCCCCGTGTGACATCTGTGTGTCGTTGTCCAATGTTACCTCTCTATGTATCTGTTCAGATGTGATGGTGGGGGACTACAGAGGGACCAAGGTGGCAGTGAAGTGCATCAAACACGACGCCACGGCCCAGGCGTTCATTGCTGAGGCCTCCGTCATGACGTAGGTCTCAACCATTCTGTTTTATGGTCTTACCCACTTTCTCTATAATACCTtattactgtgtgtttctgtgtctgtacACCTTTGTGTGTAGCTATGTCACTaaaaaccctctctctcttccctgcagGCAACTGAGGCACAACAACCTGGTTCAGCTGCTGGGCGTGATCGTAGAGGAGAGGGGCAGTCTCTACATCGTCACAGAGTACATGGCCAAGGTACTTCAGTCTAGTCTATCTAGGCCGTGGGCTGGAGTCCACTGTCTCTTTATGATAGGGTCTGTTCATACTGCCCAGCTTGACAGccgtccccctctccccccaccaCAGGGCAGTCTAGTGGACTACCTCCGTTCTCGAGGACGGACCGTGCTGGGAGGAGACTGTTTACTCAAATTCTCACTGTAAGTCATCCTCAGGAAGTTCTGCAGTATTGGATTTCTTTATTCAATTATAATGTGATTTCCCTGGAGAGGATGCCAGGAACCAAAGTATTTTAAATGGCTATTGGTATCACTTATCTACAATGAAATGAGTTATTTGTCTTGGCTGAGTGAtcccattgtttctctctttatctgtgtCTCACATCTCCATTTGGTGACTCCTCCTCGTTCTCCCCTGCTGTGCAGTGACGTATGTGAAGCCATGGAGTACCTGGAGGCCAATAACTTTGTGCACAGAGACCTGGCGGCCCGGAACGTGCTGGTGTCTGACGACAACATCGCCAAGGTCAGTGACTTTGGTCTGACCAAGGAGGCCTCATCCACACAGGACACTGCCAAACTGCCCGTCAAATGGACCTCCCCCGAAGCCCTGCGAGAGAAGGTGAGGGTGGAAAAAGAGGGGATtggatgaaggagggagggagtgtaaaTGGGAGGATGTTTAAATGGTGTAAATAGTGTAGCCTAAGCTCTGTCTTTGTGTCTTGTGTAGTtgacctcagcctctctctctgctccctccagAGGTTCTCCACTAAGTCAGACGTGTGGAGTTATGGTATCCTGCTATGGGAGATCTACTCCTTTGGGCGTGTGCCTTACCCCAGAATTGTAAGTATGcctccagcagggggcagcagCTTTCTGTATTGCCTTCTCCAATGCAAGGCAAAAATGGCTATATCTTGATGAGTGATGTCTTTCGTATTATTTAATAGCTGTTAAGCTTGTGCGCAGGCAGATAGGTTGAGGCCGCTGTTCAGACAGTGGAGGATGTTATAACATACTAGTAGAGTATGTGGTTGAGTTGATAAcgccctcctctctgctcctcagcCCCTGAAGGAGGTGGTGCCGCGGGTGGAGAAGGGTTACAAGATGGACGCCCCCGACGGCTGCCCGGTGGTGGTTTACGACGTCATGAAGCAGTGCTGGACCCTGGACGTGGGGCTGCGGCCCTCCTTCCGCATGCTGAGAGACAAGCTGTCACATATCAGAGCCAAGGAGCTCTACCtgtgaggggcagagagggaagaCACAGCAGACTagagcggagggagggagcgtCCAGGCTGGGGGAAACTAACTGAAGCAGGAGCGGAAGTCATCTGCCTGCTTCACCTGTAGACCACACCCTACCTGATACCTGACCTGAGACTGTAGTAAACCCTCCCCTGTGTTACCTTCCCTCTCTACTCTTCTGAAAGaaaggaacagtgtgtgtgtgttgtatagcTTTCTGTCAGCTGGTTGTCTTCCTCTGTTCACTCCATCggcctccctctacccccttccTCCTGTTCTCCCAGTCTCTCCACTGTGGCATTGTCACCACCTCAAACTCTTTTCTGATTTTCTTCTTTTCCAAAACGTGATAATGGGGAGGCTGGCCTTTTCCTCCACATGTTCGTCAGGTGCTctcaatctctcctctctctgtgccatgATCATTCCTGTATCTCTGTGTTGGGTGGTAGTGTGGTGCTGCATGCTGTCTGTCCCTTACCCTCCTGTGTGGGGCCTTGCTTGGGGCCTTGGCTCTGTGCCAAAGTGCCTCCAGTATACAGAGCTCCAGACCCCCTCAGCTTCCAGAACCTACTCCTCCACTCAGACTATTCCGTTTCTATCCCTTTTTTTTATTTCTTGTCTCTGAGGTTGGTTGTTGATTTGCTTTGAAGTTGTCTCCCTCCGGCTCCAGAACAGGTTCTTCTATGTCCGTTAAAGAGAACGTGAACATTTGAGAAGAAAAGAGGCCAGTGCATAAAGAGCCTCAGCCTATCTCCAACTCAACACAGGACTACagaacaggagagggaggagcacTTCTCAACATGGTCGATTCATCATATGTGGGCTTGTTTTATATTtaaatgataaaaaataaaaaaaacttaaagAAGCCACGAAAAGACAGACTGAAGGATATAAGAATGTTTTGGTGTCTGTGTGAAGCGAACGCTGGGGTTGGGTATGTGCATGCTGTGCGAGAGGCCTTGGGTTTAACTGTCAGTGCTTTCAATGTTTAttatgctaccatgattatgaatAAATCATTCCATCTGATTAGTGTGGAAAGAATGTAAACACTGACATCACAGGGAGTGGGGGCTCCCCTCTGAAAGCACCTGGGTACTATTCAGTCATGTGAATGTCCTGGATGATGGAGGTAACAGCAGGGCAGTGGGCCACTGGGGATGCCCTGGGTGTTTGTTCCATATGAAGTGAACCTCGAGTCATTATGCTATTACACACATTCCCACACAGTAAATATTCATTTACACAGAGGTAATACAGCAATTCCACACACTTTACATACCCACTGGGTTCATACATATACTTGGGCCAATGAATCTTATTTGGTTGAACTGTGAATAAGGTATTCTAACTATGGATTGGTCCTGTGGTCTTCAAATcgcattttattggtcacatacacatggttagcagatgttattgcgagtgtagcgaaatgcttgtcagAACCTGTGATTTCACAGATTGAGCCTAAAATAATTCTCACACGCAGCTCTGTTTTAGAATGTAGAAGTGTTTCTGAGGGTGTGATAACAGATATTGCTGATGTGCCAAAAGAGCCTTCAAGGTGTGAAGCTGCAGTGTTCTGTGTCAGCTGACCTGTTTCCATTTCGAATGGTCAGTCAAATAGACTAAAGCTCCTCTCATCATTCAttctcttctccattctctcctctctggAGTGGCTGTTCCTCCACTTGCCTCCAGTGATGTTCTGCTGCGAACAGGGGGCACACAGAATGATTCTGAGCCTGAACTGAGCAGAGCACACAGTCCAGCTCAAAAGGAACAGCTTTACGGGCCTTTTCTGTTCTGTcttgtgtatttttattttttttgtaaagggaaaaaaaaaacatttgattcaaTTATCTTCAGCTTTTGTGTCTTTCTTTCTGGCTCAAAGCCTTCCTTCTTTGCCCATGTGTC
The genomic region above belongs to Oncorhynchus mykiss isolate Arlee chromosome 6, USDA_OmykA_1.1, whole genome shotgun sequence and contains:
- the LOC110526572 gene encoding tyrosine-protein kinase CSK, yielding MSGIQVPWLPGTECVAKYNFQSTNEQDLPFCKGDVLTIIGVTRDPNWYKAKNTVGREGTIPANYVQKREGVKSGGKLSLMPWFHGKITREQAELLLYPPETGLFLARESTNYPGDYTLCVSCDGKVEHYRIIYHNGKLSIDEEEFFQNLMQLVEHYTKDADGLCTRLIKPKLMEGTVAAQDEFSRSGWALNRKELKLIQTIGKGEFGDVMVGDYRGTKVAVKCIKHDATAQAFIAEASVMTQLRHNNLVQLLGVIVEERGSLYIVTEYMAKGSLVDYLRSRGRTVLGGDCLLKFSLDVCEAMEYLEANNFVHRDLAARNVLVSDDNIAKVSDFGLTKEASSTQDTAKLPVKWTSPEALREKRFSTKSDVWSYGILLWEIYSFGRVPYPRIPLKEVVPRVEKGYKMDAPDGCPVVVYDVMKQCWTLDVGLRPSFRMLRDKLSHIRAKELYL